The Silene latifolia isolate original U9 population chromosome Y, ASM4854445v1, whole genome shotgun sequence sequence ATCAACATTGTGACCATTCACCATACTTACTCTTCCATAATCATCATGAGGCATCATTATGtgataaaccctaattatccAAAATATGTTACAATGCAACTAACATGAAACAAATGCAATTAATGGtaataaatgcacaattaaacactcatatcattatagctaagtagggaaaaccctaccttaagcTTGTCTTGCCAAATCCTCAAGCTAGCCACTAGaagtgctcctcaatgaagcttcctacacaattaattactacattcattactACAATCTATTATAAGAACCATATTAATTAAACCCCTTAAACATCCCCTTTAATTTCTACAACTTAATTAAATATGGAGTAGTCTACTAAACTAATTAAGATTATTAAGAcaagattaaagggaaaaaggAGTATAGATTATCTTACAAACAAAGTGGTGAACAAAGGAGGCAAGAATCTTCtctagagaattagggttttgagaggatatgaagatggggtttttagagagatatttAGGATTGTAGAGAGTGGTGAATAGTGTTTAGGAATGAGTTTTGGGTGGGGAAATCTGAAGAGATAAGGCATGAAAACGATATCCCACCAACTCAACTTCCCGTATAAGCTACACTcgaccggcactcggtcgagtggtcggtccactcgatcaagtggggaccgactcggtcgagtgaccatcCTTACAGGCTTCCAGCCTACTGCCAGATGGCAATCGGTCCTTCACAAGGTCGAGTGGGgcttcactcggccgagtgaatgGTCTACTCGGTCTCTACTCGGTCAAGTCTCAGTCTTtataaatacgaggtattacaggTGTTAAGGTTAAAACGTATATGTCTGTCTTAGATAGGAATTTGTATCGTAACTAAATGTCACCTAAGATAGGCCTATATTAGAGGTGATTATTAGCGGGCTTTAAGGGACATGGACATGCCTACACGTGAAATATGTGTCATGCGGGCCTAATTTTATAACCCATGTCCACCATTGCGGGCTTAGTTGATTGTCCAAGCCCGCCTATTTACCCACTGGTTCATGAGCTCAAAGTTATAACAAAAAATCTTGTTGTTAACCTAAACGAAATTGCCTATACCAAAAACAAAGTAGGTTTACGAAAAAGAAAATTTAGCGTGCCTTGCGGATCGGCCCATGTACATTTTTCTTAGTTATACATACGTCCCTATTAGTTTAAGCGGTATTGTCCATTACCCATTATTTTAATCTACTTTTATAACCAAACTCGTTTAAATAGCAGGTCAAGTAGAACGGGCCAACCCGCACTTAATAAGCTCTaggtttttttttatcataattataactaagttaattaccTCGTTGTAATGCACGGGCTTTGAACCTAATACTTAACAGTTTTAACTTttatacttcctccgttccaaTGTGTTGTATACGTTTGATATTAATAACGTACTCGATAATAACTTTTATGTTATACATTAGAAGTTATAATGAAAATTCTCCTCACTTATAAATAGTGCTCAAAAAACAAACGTATACAACTCATTGAAACGGAGGAAGTATAACACAATACAATACGAAATATCAAAAACCAAACGTATAAAACCAAAAATTCACTCTTTCCTCATAAATctctcatcatcatcctcatccctTCATCTACTCTCCCATTCATTTATTGTCACCAACTCATTACATATTTAACTTTTAATCAGTCATCTTCACATCTTCTTAATTGCTCTCTTTCTAAACCGGTTGACGATCGAGTTCAACAGTAGATGACGAAGCTTAATTTCTGTTGAACATAATATAAATTAGTTTTGTTGATATGAATATTTTTGTTGGAGAGTGTATGTCATCTTCACATCCTAATTAGTATTACTCTGTTAATTCTTTTTCCGCCTTAATTAATAGTAAggtttattataaatatttactaatatttttttgttaaaatatacTATATATCTATATTTTTCCTCTATATATAAGACCATTTGTTTCACATTTATTAGGTaattattattttcatttgtttcagaTCTAGATTAATAATAGAACTTTTTACATTCGTTTCAATCAGGAAATATTTGCATTGAAGCactgaattttttttatttgttgcTTTTggctatttttttattatttttacgtCATTATTGAATAAAGAGTTACAGTATCCTTTATTTTATCAATGAAGTTAATAAAATAGGGGATTAATAAATAGGATAATCGATTTATATTACAGAAAAATAAAAATGTTGTTATTGTAATTataatatacttcctccattcaactccattcTACCATATTGGTTTTTGTATACTATTCACAAATGAATCTTCAATTGCAATTTTCTCttaatacataagtgaaaatatattcaagttagatcttatttgattcgtctttacgagtacattaaaatatgtaacttttataatttttgcaaatacgtaactaacgatatttaccgcgtaaaatatGCGTTAGTAAACGTGAAAAAGTAAAGTGGTAGAGTAATGCATATGCACATGCAATGACTATAATTGAACACTTTTGGAATTAAACAATTTAAGAACAGATTCACTTTGGTTATCAATGAACGGTGGCTTTCAATTAATTCCCAAATACATCGTGGCCCTGAAAATCAGGAAACAAAAAAGTTTATTTGAATAGTCAActttcaaccacaggctgagACATCAGCTATGTTGTTGTTCTTTTAATAAATAGGATTGCAAATTTAGAAATTGAATCTGTAATTGTTCAATTCATCTAGACTAGAGTAACAAACTTTACCGTAATAATTTGTATGTGTTTCATCGTTATTAGGACGAAGTAGAGACTAAACATATAATTCGAATCGTTAACCGAGTGTGTTAAAGATTGTTATCTTTATAGTTTCCTTGGATTGTAATGCTGCTTTTGGATTAAATTTAGATGCGCGGATTAGATTGTTCAATAATTAGGGTCTTCTAATATCGCGTTTCGAGTTAGTTGAGTATATACTTAGACCATCTACAAAGGTCTATTCACCAATTTTTGCAAAAAGTGGTGAAGAGAAAATGGGTGAGAATTTGGCTTGCATTGGTggtaaacaagcaaataaatgaCGTGGACAAaatttgctcttgaaaattttcgCCTGTGCGAGAACGAGTGAAGAGGAGTAATAGGGGCCACTTTGTCAATTAACATGTGATGGTTTGCACCTACTTTGATTTTAATAAGCAAAAATACGCATTTCATTCCAATATTGGACACGGAGGGCTGGTAGGGGCCCTATGAGAGTGCGCCATGTGTCATTTTTATGGGAGGGAAGGGAAGTTGAGTATTTGTTGATGTGGGTGTCTTTTTTCAGTTTTTTTATAAATTTTGGTGGTGAGTGGAAAGTTGAGGTGGATAGTGAATATGAGAGAGAAAAGCTAAAAAAGTATAAGATGAAAATTGGTGAAATTTCACTATTGTGAATGCTCTtaagaagaagaaagaaacccGTATTTCCACAATATAGTACTTGAGAGTAATTGGATTAAAGACAATCGAGGACCAATTGGtttgttgatagtggatgtttgttGACCGAAAACCTTTTAATCAACTGAATTCACCCATCTTTATTATTTGTTCAATAGTCTATAGTTTATAGTTTAATCAATCATAAAACCCCCCATATTATTGTCACTTTTACTCTTTACTTTttacacattaattacatcgccTTTCAGAGTTTCAGGTGGATTCgacacccgacttacctctactatataatTTAAGGTAATATTCCCTCCTAGTCTGAGTATTGGTTCCTCTTTCCATTTTCATGCTAGTCGGGTGTtggttcctctttccttttttggtaagttttgtgtggtccaaattcaattccatgtggggtagggtgttttgtgtggtccaaattcatttccaTAATTTtggtgcccaaaagaaagggaaCCAACACTCAGATTAGGAGGGAATAGAACATTATTATTTATGTTTTGGAGCATATGACTTCGCCTCACCAACATTGTTAAATTCTCCCTATAAGCGCACCTATGCACCATCAATACTCCTCATGTAATCCTTCAAAGAGACCCATAATGACTCCTTATCAGCAAGCTTATTGAAGCCTTACACAACAGTAGCGAACATTTTTAAGACAACCTTATTTCGTACATTATTTAAAATACAACACTCTATATACAACATCGTTACCAATATTCTCGATTTAGGAGTGTACCACAAAAAAGAAGCATAAAAAAAGCAGCTTAATGCCGTCCTCTTGATTAGTCTTGTTGCATATAAGGCGGTGGCATTGGGGGGTGAGGGGTCGTTTGGAACAGGAGTGcccgtttaacccaataaactaataCAATAAATTACGTTTTATAACCCTATTAtcccaaaaatgatgaatgaaaatgctAATTTTAAGTTGTTTGGTTGAATTATTGACTCAAAccaaatatattatgacaattttaaaaaaattggttattcgtgtcgggttcgtgtcaaaagatATCAACTCTAATGCGACTCATTTAAGTCTCTTATTGTGTCatgtcaacccaattacttaaatgggtcacgTCTTGACCCTAACCCGCTAATTTCGTGTCGGATTCATGTCGTGTCAATGATTGCCGCCTCTAAATAAAAGTGGTAATTGACTTGTAAATAGATTGTCACACCGCATACTGaagattttaaattatttttataaaaaatcaAAATATTTAAGATGTATAAAAGTACATAATATTTTTCCTTAAATTGTTTCTAACCGTTGTAAAAAAAATGTTGTGAAAATTAATCCTAAAATAAATACATCTATCGCAAATAACAAATGATTGATAGACCTAACAATAGAAATAGCAGTCTCAAGACTAGATTATCCGTGTTAGCACTACCCTTTTAAAGCTTAAATAGTGCcgtcttaaatgaaaatttgGGTAGAAATAGATAACAAGTGATCGACCTAGAGTTTTTCTTAGGTAATAGTAgcaatatataataataaaaaatttaataaaatcaaaattttcatttttttcttaatttTGAAATAATCtcttatttacatttttaaaaaacATGCTTTTTTAAACCAAAGCATAACCAATTTCAATTTTTTGTGGAATGAGAAAATGATTTTCTCTTGAGACTTTTTAAGGGGCTTAatttcacctttttttttttaggcAAGTTAAGGGACTTAATCACTCCGGTTTTTAACTTGAGGGATTGAATCCCGGGATTAGTAAAAGGGCTAGACTACTACTTACGTGAAAGCATAAGAAAGTAACAAAGTCGTCGAGTTTTTCATTCCgaagaaaaaacaaacaaaaaaaagggTAGCTGGCACAACTGGGTACAATAATACATCAAGTTTCAAGTACATGAACATCAAACATTAACCGATTCAATTCATTTGTACTTGATGTGCATCTCCGGCACTTTACTCTTACGCTGCACCAACTTCAACCATTTCGTGCTCCACGGTGGCTGGGACAACAGGGTAATATTCAAAGTGAAGTTCACCAACATCATCACCAGAGAGTTTCTTCCATCCATCAGGTCCAACATGGTAAACTGAATATATAGAAGACACAGAATAAGGTCACAGATAAACATCAGTGTTTGGAATAGTGCCCTGATAAGTTTTAAGACAGAACATACCGCTAGCAACTCCACCACTAGCTGCATCACGGAATGTAGCATGATAGATAGATCGTCTTGCTAACTCAGCCGCTTCCTCAACTGTCATATCGTACCGATACCTACACGTACAAGAAATGTTTCCAATTTGAGCTAATAAAGACTGGGAACAAATTAACGAAGGAGCAAGGTTATCTGGATGAAATTGGATGGTGGGGAGTAAATTTAACTTAAATGTCTAGAGATAGAGACCAGGAAAAGCAACCATGAGTGTTCAATCTCGGGACGGTGAGCTTTACTGCCCTTGTCATCTTGTCTCAGATTCAGAGTAAACCAGACAATAGATACAAGGATAGATTCCAGTTTGAGTACTATGGAGCTTACAAAGCTCaattaaaagaaaaaaacagCAAAAATAGAGACAAACCCATTGTCAAGCACACCATAAGCATAAGGTGAACCAGATCCAACAGAGAATCGCATCCCTTTGAGCCTTCCCCCCTCACTGTCCACATAATATAGACCAGGCCCCTACAATAAACGTTCAAATACATAGTAAATTATGTTTAAAAATAACTTACATTCACAACTCATAAAAAACAATTCAGAGAAACTTTTACCGTTTCATCCCATCCAGCAATCATTGTACCCACAGAGAGGCCCATGCCTCTGTAGCTATACAGAATATTTGCCAGCAATTTTGAAGCACCGGTGACAGAAATTCTTCGCTTGTTCGCTAGTTCATGCAGCCGGCACTGGTTATAACAGAAAGCTCATTATAGTTTGTGATTTAGATTACAAGTACCACAGAGTTAACAAGACTCTCAAATAATAACACAGCCACAATAAAATAGCAACTAGGTGCTTTTACATCTCAGGGCAAAGCAGAAGATCAACAGCAACTCCCCTTCCACACATAGTAGGCAATTGAGTACAATAATAAATTAATTCAACTAAAACTGCGTTGTACTATTCATCTTTTGTTTTTATGGAAAAACAATGAATTTCATAACCTTAAAGTACAAGAAAGGTTTTATCCTAAAAGAAAGAGAACATAAATAAGATACACTTGATAAAAGTAGAGGGACAAAAACAGCAAGAATATACACTTGATAAAAGTAGAGGGACAGAAACAGCAAGAATACTATACATGAGATGGGATGATGACGTGAGGTCTGTCTGTCCAAGAGAGAATCAAAGGTAATAAAAAGAAATCTTGTAAAAGGCTGATTTAAAGTATCAAGGGAAGTAGAATGCAAAATAGAAAGAGTTACTGTCTAATAGTCAAAATAATCAAGTTACTATGTACTATTGTACTTCTCTAACATTCCTGTCCTGA is a genomic window containing:
- the LOC141627974 gene encoding proteasome subunit beta type-5, yielding MKLDTSGLESTTPLVGARHVILDGLQMTPSFDLPNTSNFDGFQKEAIQMVKPAKGTTTLAFIFKHGVMVAADSRASMGGYISSQSVKKIIEINPYMLGTMAGGAADCQFWHRNLGIKCRLHELANKRRISVTGASKLLANILYSYRGMGLSVGTMIAGWDETGPGLYYVDSEGGRLKGMRFSVGSGSPYAYGVLDNGYRYDMTVEEAAELARRSIYHATFRDAASGGVASVYHVGPDGWKKLSGDDVGELHFEYYPVVPATVEHEMVEVGAA